CCCGCCATCGCTCGTAGCGTAGAGCGAAGTGATCCCCGTGTGCGCGAGCTGCTGCCCATGCGGAGGCCGATACTCTTCGAACGAGACGCCATCGAACCGAAAGAGGCCGTTCACGGTGCTCAGCCAGAGATATCCATCGGTGGTCTGGGCGAGCCGCGTGATGCTCGACGGAGCGCCATTCTGAATCGTCCAGCCTGTGTGTTGGAACTGCAGAAACGGACGCGTCTGCGCGGACGCCACGCTTGCAAACATCGCCATCAAGAGCAACGAAGCTCTCGTGATTGAGAGAAGAAGAGTTCTGAGCATGGCGTCCCTTGAAGTGGTTCTGGTAGCACTATACTCAACCGCTTTCACCAGTCTTGCCGAATCGGGGCGCGCACTCCGCGGCGATTGGCAAATCCGATCCGAAATGCGGAACGCCCCATCCTCCATGAGAAGGACGAGGCGTTCGGTGGTGCGCTGAAGCCGTTAGAAAAGAAGTTTCAGAGCGAACTGTAGCTGACGCGGCGTGGATCCACCGCGCACTGCGGTGATCTGGCCGAAGGCCGTATCGCCGAGGCCCGAGTCCGGGTTCGCGAAGTTCGGCGTGTTCGTCAGGTTGAAGCTCTCGCAACGGAACTGCAGCTT
Above is a genomic segment from Granulicella cerasi containing:
- a CDS encoding two-component regulator propeller domain-containing protein is translated as MAMFASVASAQTRPFLQFQHTGWTIQNGAPSSITRLAQTTDGYLWLSTVNGLFRFDGVSFEEYRPPHGQQLAHTGITSLYATSDGGLWLGYTLGDTGFLKNGVLTLQSFKGHVQGHAGTVNYVYVTHDGTTWAAVEV